One genomic window of Canis lupus baileyi chromosome 22, mCanLup2.hap1, whole genome shotgun sequence includes the following:
- the GPR171 gene encoding G-protein coupled receptor 171 has product MTNSSTFCPVYTNLEPFTYFFYLVFLVGIIGSGFATWAFVQNKTNHRCVSIYLINLLTADFLLTLALPVKIVVDLGVAPWKLKIFHCQVTACLMYINMYLSIIFLAFVSIDRCLQLTYNSKVYRIQEPGFAKMISTVVWLMVLLIMVPNMIIPIKDIKERPNVGCMEFKKEFGRNWHLLTNFICVAIFLNFSVIILISNCLVIRQLYRNKDNENYPYVKKALINILLVTTGYIICFVPYHIVRIPYTLSQTEVISDCPTRISLFKAKEATLLLAVSNLCFDPILYYHLSKAFRLKVTKTFASRKETKAPKEKSNGENSA; this is encoded by the coding sequence ATGACAAACAGTTCTACCTTCTGCCCAGTTTATACAAACCTGGAGccattcacatattttttttatttagttttccttGTTGGAATTATTGGGAGCGGATTTGCAACTTGGGCTTTCGTACAAAACAAGACAAATCACAGGTGTGTGAGCATATACTTGATCAATTTGCTGACAGCCGATTTCCTGCTCACCCTGGCATTACCAGTGAAAATCGTTGTCGACCTGGGAGTGGCACCCTGGAAGCTGAAGATCTTCCACTGCCAAGTGACAGCCTGCCTCATGTACATTAATATGTACTTATCGATTATCTTCTTAGCATTTGTCAGCATTGATCGCTGTCTTCAGTTGACCTACAACTCCAAGGTTTATCGGATACAAGAACCTGGATTTGCCAAAATGATATCGACCGTGGTGTGGCTGATGGTCCTTCTTATAATGGTGCCCAACATGATTATCCCCATCAAAGACATCAAGGAGAGGCCAAATGTAGGATGCATGGAATTCAAAAAGGAGTTTGGCAGAAACTGGCACCTGCTGACAAATTTCATATGTGTAgcgatatttttaaatttctcagtcaTCATCTTAATATCTAACTGTCTTGTCATCCGACAACTCTACAGAAacaaagataatgaaaattatCCATATGTGAAAAAAGCCCTCATCAACATACTTTTAGTGACTACGGGCTATATCATATGTTTTGTCCCGTATCACATTGTCCGAATCCCATACACTCTGAGCCAAACAGAGGTAATATCTGATTGCCCAACCAGGATTTCACTCTTCAAAGCCAAAGAGGCCACACTGCTCCTGGCTGTGTCAAACCTCTGTTTTGATCCTATCCTGTACTATCATCTCTCAAAAGCATTCCGCTTAAAAGTTACCAAGACTTTTGCTTCACGTAAGGAGACCAAGGctccaaaagaaaaatcaaatggtGAAAACAGTGCATAA